One window of Elaeis guineensis isolate ETL-2024a chromosome 11, EG11, whole genome shotgun sequence genomic DNA carries:
- the LOC105061118 gene encoding uncharacterized protein, whose amino-acid sequence MAAITTASKALRAPLARLVSVRSLSQLPNAAARRPLTRSLLFPLNEEPQRARRFSANAVMGDRVVQELLAEVEREKQREREEKRKAGVEVDEEEEEEDYMGVVPLIEKLEKKKVKDLDNIDQFWEPTDSESDDDQRFSPDEVKKRADEFEKKCKRHAELLKNFAEAETLDEAHKWMTKIDKFERRHLRLPLEYKVIGDLMNCLKETTETKDRFILLQKLNRAVRLMECKEAYDPNNPANFGVIQHQQVGSPDDLVDNAGFEREKEMIQGASLEEDDEDFSETKEKDDLLLEKLNAIEKRIEEKLAELDHIFGKKGRVLEEEIKELVEERNSLTEKKRRPLYQKGFDVKIIDVNRTCKVTKGGQVVKYTALLATGNYHGVVGFAKAKAPTAKIAIQRAYEKCFQNLHYIERYEGHTIAHAIHMTYEKTKVYLWPGPMRSGMSAASKTVETVLRLAGFSNVKSKIIGSRNPLNVMKALFKALNAIETPKDVQEKFGRTVVESYLL is encoded by the exons ATGGCCGCAATAACCACTGCAAGTAAAGCCCTCAGGGCCCCGTTGGCTCGCCTCGTCTCTGTCCGCTCGCTCTCCCAACTTCCCAACGCCGCCGCGAGGAGGCCTTTGACCCGGTCCCTCCTTTTTCCGCTAAACGAGGAACCTCAGCGCGCCCGGCGCTTCTCGGCCAACGCGGTGATGGGCGACCGGGTGGTCCAGGAGCTGCTGGCTGAGGTGGAGAGAGAGAAGCAgcgggagagagaggagaagaggaaggCTGGGGTGGAGGTCgacgaggaggaagaagaagaggactacATGGGGGTGGTCCCGCTCATAGAGAAGCTGGAGAAGAAGAAGGTCAAGGATCTCGACAATATCGATCAGTTCTGGGAGCCCACCGACTCCGAGAGCGATGACGACCAGCGCTTCTCCCCTGACGAGGTGAAGAAGCGCGCTGATGAGTTCGAGAAGAAGTGCAAGCGGCATGCCGAGTTGCTCAAGAACTTCGCCGAGGCTG AAACTCTTGATGAAGCTCATAAATGGATGACGAAAATTGACAAATTTGAGCGGCGACATTTGAGACTGCCACTGGAGTACAAGGTTATTGGTGATTTGATGAATTGCTTGAAGGAAACCACTGAAACAAAGGACAGATTTATTCTGCTACAGAAGCTCAATCGAGCTGTGAGGTTGATGGAGTGCAAGGAGGCCTATGACCCAAACAATCCTGCAAATTTTGGAGTTATCCAACATCAGCAAGTTGGTTCTCCTGATGATCTGGTGGATAATGCTGGATTTGAAAGGGAAAAGGAAATGATTCAAGGAGCTAGTCTTGAGGAAGATGATGAAGATTTCTCTGAAACAAAAGAGAAGGATGATTTACTATTGGAGAAACTCAATGCCATTGAGAAAAGGATTGAGGAGAAGCTAGCAGAACTGGATCATATATTTGGAAAGAAAGGCAGGGTTCTGGAGGAGGAAATCAAAGAGCTGGTAGAGGAGAGAAATTCTTtgacagaaaagaaaagaagacctCTCTATCAAAAA GGCTTTGATGTGAAGATAATTGATGTAAATCGGACGTGTAAAGTTACAAAG GGAGGGCAAGTGGTGAAGTACACTGCATTGCTTGCTACTGGAAACTACCATGGAGTTGTGGGTTTTGCTAAAGCCAAAGCTCCAACGGCTAAGATTGCTATTCAAAGG GCATATGAGAAATGCTTCCAGAATCTTCATTACATTGAGCGATATGAAGGGCATACTATTGCTCATGCAATCCATATGACATATGAGAAAACCAAG GTATACCTCTGGCCTGGTCCAATGAGGAGTGGGATGTCAGCAGCAAGCAAAACTGTTGAAACTGTCCTACGGTTGGCTGGTTTCAGCAATGTCAAGTCAAAG ATCATTGGCTCAAGGAACCCGCTAAATGTCATGAAGGCTCTTTTCAAAGCACTGAATGCT ATTGAAACTCCCAAGGATGTCCAAGAGAAGTTTGGACGAACTGTTGTTGAGTCATACTTATTATGA